One window of Salegentibacter sp. Hel_I_6 genomic DNA carries:
- a CDS encoding four helix bundle protein, translated as MKSYRNLDIYNLSFEYALEVHKVSLKLPKFELYEQGSQIRRSSKSIKDNIVEGYGRRVYKQDFIKFLIYSHASLLECLSQLEMIDELYEIGEIKALREKYDLLGGKIYSFIQYVEKNWKS; from the coding sequence ATGAAAAGTTACCGGAACTTAGATATTTACAATCTTTCTTTTGAATACGCACTTGAAGTTCACAAAGTCTCACTCAAACTTCCAAAATTTGAATTGTATGAACAGGGCAGTCAGATAAGAAGGTCCTCAAAAAGTATCAAAGACAACATCGTTGAAGGATATGGAAGAAGGGTTTACAAACAAGATTTTATAAAATTTTTGATATACTCACACGCTTCACTTTTAGAATGTTTGTCACAATTGGAAATGATTGATGAGTTATATGAAATTGGAGAAATAAAAGCGTTAAGAGAAAAATATGATCTACTGGGCGGTAAAATTTATTCATTTATTCAATACGTAGAAAAGAACTGGAAATCCTGA
- a CDS encoding O-methyltransferase, with product MQLKSYIKFLLKSQNQHGLHSPFVYELVTNCFYDRKRYKEYKLLANYRKQLLKNNKTIHVTDFGAGSRVFTSSKRTISAVAKNVGIPKKRARFLFRLVSYLKCKNILELGTSLGIGTAALAANKKSKVLSIEGCPQTANVARNQLEKFGLNNVELKVGEFEEILSKFVVFSNKTTGNKHQKQYDLIYFDGHHIKEATLKYFQKLLPTVHNNSVFVFDDIHWSAGMEEAWEEIKAHPQVQVTIDTFFLGLVFFRKEQAKQHFTIRL from the coding sequence TTGCAACTAAAATCCTACATAAAATTCCTTCTAAAATCCCAAAATCAACACGGGCTGCATTCGCCTTTTGTTTACGAATTGGTAACGAATTGTTTTTATGATAGAAAGAGATATAAAGAATATAAGCTTCTAGCAAATTATAGAAAGCAGCTTTTAAAAAATAATAAAACTATTCACGTAACCGATTTTGGTGCTGGCAGTAGGGTTTTCACTTCTAGCAAGCGCACAATTTCGGCGGTTGCAAAAAATGTAGGGATTCCGAAGAAGAGAGCGAGGTTTTTATTCCGGTTGGTCAGTTATCTAAAATGTAAAAACATCCTCGAATTAGGCACTTCCCTTGGAATTGGTACTGCTGCACTCGCTGCAAACAAAAAAAGCAAAGTTCTAAGTATAGAAGGTTGCCCCCAAACTGCCAATGTAGCCAGGAATCAGTTAGAGAAATTTGGTTTAAATAATGTGGAACTCAAAGTTGGCGAATTTGAAGAAATTCTTTCAAAATTCGTGGTATTTTCTAATAAAACCACAGGCAATAAACATCAAAAACAGTACGATTTAATTTACTTTGATGGCCACCATATTAAAGAAGCTACCTTAAAATATTTTCAAAAATTATTGCCCACCGTTCATAATAATTCGGTTTTTGTTTTTGATGATATTCACTGGTCTGCTGGGATGGAGGAAGCCTGGGAAGAAATTAAAGCACACCCTCAAGTCCAGGTTACGATAGACACATTTTTTCTCGGACTTGTATTTTTTAGAAAAGAACAGGCGAAACAGCATTTTACGATTAGGTTGTAA
- a CDS encoding ABC transporter ATP-binding protein, whose protein sequence is MSKVIEIRQITRDFPLGNEIVKVLKGIDLDINRGEYVAIMGPSGSGKSTLMNLLGCLDTPTSGTYILNGKDASQMGDDELAEIRNKEIGFVFQTFNLLPRTTALENVALPMIYAGYSKTDRKKRAEEVLTNVGLGDRMDHKPNQLSGGQRQRVAVGRALVNKPSIILADEPTGNLDSKTSLEIMNLFDEIHAAGNTVILVTHEEEVAEHAHRIIRLRDGIIESDERKEVFSS, encoded by the coding sequence ATGAGCAAAGTCATTGAAATCAGACAAATTACCCGGGATTTTCCATTAGGAAATGAAATAGTAAAGGTTTTAAAAGGTATAGATCTAGATATAAACCGCGGTGAATATGTTGCGATTATGGGACCATCGGGTTCGGGGAAATCTACTTTAATGAACTTATTGGGCTGCCTGGATACGCCAACTTCTGGAACTTATATACTAAACGGAAAAGATGCAAGCCAAATGGGTGACGATGAACTTGCTGAAATTAGAAATAAAGAGATAGGCTTTGTTTTTCAAACTTTTAACCTGCTTCCAAGGACCACGGCTTTAGAAAATGTTGCTTTACCAATGATCTATGCTGGTTACAGCAAAACCGACCGTAAAAAACGTGCGGAAGAAGTGCTTACGAATGTTGGATTAGGAGACCGAATGGACCATAAACCCAATCAACTTTCGGGAGGGCAACGCCAAAGAGTTGCTGTTGGTAGAGCCCTGGTTAACAAACCTTCCATAATTCTCGCCGATGAACCTACCGGAAACCTGGATTCAAAAACCTCGTTGGAAATCATGAATCTGTTTGATGAAATTCATGCTGCGGGAAATACAGTAATTTTAGTTACTCACGAAGAAGAAGTTGCTGAACACGCCCACCGGATAATTCGTTTACGTGATGGAATAATAGAAAGCGATGAACGAAAAGAGGTTTTTAGCAGCTAG
- a CDS encoding alkylphosphonate utilization protein: MNLEKELRERSDSTCELCSATDNLQVYSLDNFPGEVTDGSFMACQVCTEQLEDFDKVEVNHWRCLNDSMWSTVPAVQVTAFQMLTRLKAEGWPQDLLDMMYMEDDLKAFAKSQLTSEENTTAEVIHKDSNGAVIEAGDTVVLTKDLNVKGSSLTAKRGTAVRRVSLVHDNAEQIEGKVDGQQIVILTKFVKKFS, encoded by the coding sequence ATGAATTTAGAAAAGGAATTAAGGGAACGCAGCGATAGTACCTGCGAACTTTGCAGCGCTACCGATAATTTGCAGGTTTATAGCCTTGATAATTTTCCGGGTGAAGTTACCGATGGAAGTTTTATGGCTTGCCAGGTTTGTACCGAGCAGCTGGAAGATTTTGATAAAGTTGAGGTAAATCACTGGCGTTGTTTAAACGATTCTATGTGGAGCACGGTTCCTGCTGTTCAGGTAACGGCTTTTCAAATGCTGACCAGGCTTAAAGCTGAAGGCTGGCCACAGGATTTACTGGATATGATGTATATGGAAGATGATCTAAAAGCTTTTGCTAAATCCCAGTTAACATCAGAAGAAAATACTACGGCAGAAGTTATTCATAAAGATAGTAACGGCGCAGTAATTGAAGCCGGTGACACTGTGGTGCTTACAAAAGATCTAAATGTGAAAGGCAGTAGTTTAACTGCTAAACGCGGAACTGCTGTGCGCCGGGTTTCTCTAGTACACGATAATGCAGAACAAATTGAAGGCAAGGTTGATGGCCAGCAAATCGTGATCTTAACCAAATTTGTAAAAAAGTTTAGCTAG
- a CDS encoding type II toxin-antitoxin system RelE/ParE family toxin produces MKLARLFKEAIKLIFNYPEIGKPTDEVNVRIKVVRDYFLIYEVEKDQISILTIWDSRQNPDKLSKRLE; encoded by the coding sequence ATAAAACTGGCAAGACTATTTAAAGAAGCCATAAAACTCATTTTCAACTATCCTGAGATTGGAAAGCCTACTGATGAAGTAAATGTTAGAATCAAAGTTGTTAGGGACTATTTTCTCATTTATGAAGTAGAGAAAGATCAAATTTCAATACTGACTATTTGGGATAGCCGTCAAAATCCAGACAAGTTATCAAAGCGTTTAGAATAA